A stretch of DNA from Cellulomonas fengjieae:
CGTCACCGGCATCGCGGCGTTCGTCTGATGGCCGAGGCGTACATCGTCGCGACCGCCCGCTCCCCCATCGGCCGCGCCTTCAAGGGCTCACTGAAGGACCTGCGACCCGACGACCTCGCGGCGTCGATGGTGCGGGCGGCGCTGGGGCAGGTGCCCGAGCTCGACCCCGGCCGCGTGGAGGACCTGCTGCTCGGCTGCGGCATGCCGGGCGGCGAGCAGGGCATGAACATGGCCCGCATCGTCGCGGTGCTCCTGGGGCTCGACGGCGTGCCCGGCACCACCGTCAACCGCTACTGCTCGTCGTCGCTGCAGACCACCCGGATGGCGTTCCACGCGATCAAGGCCGGCGAGGGCGACGTGTTCGTCTCCGCCGGCGTCGAGTGCGTCAGCCGGTCAGCGATCGGCAACAGCGACTTCATCCCGGGCGCCTCCCTGGAGAACCCGCGGTTCGCGGATGCGACGGCCCGGACCGCGGCCCGGGCGGCGTCCGGGGACGCCTGGGTGGACCCGCGCGAGAGCGGGCTGCTCCCCGACGCGTACATCGCGATGGGGCAGACGGCGGAGAACGTCGCGGCGCTCACGGGCACCACGCGGCGCGATCAGGACGAGTTCGCGGCGCTCTCGCAGAACCGTGCCGAGAAGGCGCTGGCCGACGGGTTCTGGGCCGACGAGATCACCCCGGTGACCCTGCCCGACGGCACGGTCGTGTCCGCCGACGACGGCCCCCGCGCGGGCGTCACGGTCGAGTCCCTGGCGGGACTGAACCCGGTGTTCCGGCCCGACGGCACGGTCACGGCGGGCAACTGCTGCCCGCTCAACGACGGTGCGGCGGCCCTCGTGGTGGTCAGCGACCGGATCGTCGACGAGCTCGGGCTCACCCCGCTCGCGCGCATCGTGTCCACCGGCGTCAGCGGTCTGTCGCCGGAGATCATGGGCCTGGGACCGGTCGACGCCTCGCGGATGGCGCTGGCCCGCGCCGGGCTGAGCATCGGCGACATCGACCTGGTCGAGCTCAACGAGGCGTTCGCCGCACAGGTGCTCCCGTCGGCCCGCGCGCTGGGCATCGACCCCGAGCGGCTCAACGTGCACGGCGGCGCCATCGCGGTCGGCCATCCGTTCGGCAGCACCGGAGCGCGGCTGACCACCACCCTGCTGCACGGCCTCGCGGTCCAGGACGGCACGTTCGGGCTGGAGACCATGTGCGTCGGCGGCGGCCAGGGCATGGCCATGGTGGTCGAGCGCGTCAGCTAGTGCTCAACCAATCGCAACGTCCGAGCAGATGTGGGTCAGGGCCTACACCTGCTCGGACGTTGCGGTGTCAGGCGGTGAAGTACAGGACGACCGTCTCTGCGATCAGGGCCGGCTTGGTCTCGCCCTCGATCTCGACCGTGATCGTGAAGCCCGCCCGGACACCCTGCGGGGTCGGCTCGGCGGTGCGGACCGTGGTGGTCGCCCTGATCCGCGAGCCCGCGGTCACCGGCTGCAGGAAGCGCACCCGGTCGAGCCCGTAGTTGACCACCAGGCCCGTCCCGCCCACCTCCACGAGCCCGTCGGTCAGGGCGGGGATCAGCGAGAGCGTGAGGTACCCGTGCGCGACCGTCGCGCCGAACGGGCCGGCCGCCGCGCGCACCGGGTCGACGTGGATCCACTGGTGGTCGTCGGTGGTGTCCGCGAACGCGTCGATCCGGGCCTGGTCGACGTCGAACCAGTGCTCGGACGTCACGGACCGGCCGAGCACGTCCACGAGGGCGCCGGGGGTCGGCACCGCGATCACGACTTCGGCCCGCCCGCCACGTAGAGCACCTGGCCGTTGACGAAGCCCGCGGCCGGCGAGCAGAAGAACGACACGGCGTTCGCGATGTCGTCCGGGTGACCGATGCGGCCGACGGGGATCTCCTTGGCCGCGGCCTCGACGAACTGCTCGTACGTGAGGTGCATCCGCTCGGCCGTCTGCCGGATCATGTCGGTGCCGATGAAGCCCGGGGCCACCGCGTTGGTGGTGATCCCGTACCGGCCCAGCTCCAGGGCGAGCGTCTTGGTGAACCCCTGGATCCCGGCCTTGGCCGTCGCGTAGTTGGCCTGCCCGCGGTTGCCCAGCGCCGAGGTGCTCGACAGGTTGACGATCCGGCCCCAGCCGGCCTCCACCTGGTGCTTCTGCACCTGGCGGGTCATGAGGAACGCCCCGCGCAGGTGGACCGACATGACGGAGTCCCAGTCGTCCTCGGTCATCTTGAACAGCAGGTTGTCGCGCAGGATCCCGGCGTTGTTGACCAGGATCGTGGGCGCGCCGAGCTCGTCGACCACGCGCGCGACCGCGGCGGCGGCGGCATCGGCGTCACCGACGTCGGCACCGAGCCCGATCGCCGAACCCCCGTCGGCTCGGATGGCCTCGACGGTCTCCGCGCAGTCCTGCTCGCGCAGGTCGAGCACGGCGACCTGGTAGCCGTCGGCGGCCAGTCGCTGGGCGGTCGCGGCGCCGATGCCGCGGGCGGCGCCGGTCACCAGGGCGGTGCGGGTGTCTGTCACGGAGCGTTCCCTTCGTCGAGGACGATCAGCTGGCGGAGCTCGCCACCGGCCGCGAGGCGGTCCATGGCGACGTTCAGGTCGTGCAGCGTGATGCGCGAGGAGACGAGCCGCTCGAGCGGCAGCCGCCCGGCGCGCCACAGGTCGACGTAGCGCGGGATGTCGCGGGCGGGCACGGCGGAGCCGAGGTAGCTGCCGACGACCGTGCGCGCCTCGGCGGTCAGGGTCAGCGGGCTCACAGCGGCCCGCGCATCGGGTGCCGGCAGGCCGACCGTCACGGTCGTGCCACCCGGCGCGGTCGCCGCGAACGCGGCCTCGAACGCGCGCGCGTTGCCTGCGGCTTCGATCACGACGGGCGCCCGCACGCCTGCGTCGAGCAGCGCGGGCGGCGCGTAGGTGGCCACGGCACCGTTGGCGCGGGCGGCATCGAGCTTGTCCGCGCGCGCGTCGACACCGATCACGTCGAACCCGAGGGCGACGGCGACCAGCAGCGCGGCCATCCCCACGCCCCCGAGCCCGACGACCAGCACGGTGTCACCCTCCCGCGGACGCCCGGCGTTGACCACGGCCCCGCCCCCGGTCAGCACCGCGCACCCGAGCAGCGCGGCCACCTGCGGCGGCACGTCCGCGTCCACGCGGACGACCGACGTGCGGCTGACCACCGCGTGGCTGGCGAACGCCGAGACGCCGAGGTGGTGATGGACGGGCTCGCCCTCCCGGGACAGCCGACGGACGTCGCCGACGAGCGTGCCGTGGCCGTTCGCGGCACTGCCCACCCGGCACGGCAGCCGCCCGTCGGTCGCGCACTCGGGGCACCGGCCGCAGCGTGGCAGGAACGTCATGACCACGCGGTCGCCGAGGGCAAGGTCGTCGACACCGTCGCCGAGGGCGTCGACGATCCCCGCCGCCTCGTGCCCGAGGAGCATCGGCGTGGGCCGGACGCGGTTGCCGTCGACCACCGACAGGTCGGAGTGACAGACCCCGGCCGCCTCGACGCGGACCAGCACCTCGCCGGGTCCGGGGCCGTCGAGGTCCAGCGTGCCGACGGTCAGCGGCCGGGACACCGCGAACGGCGCCGGCGCACCGGAGCGTTCGAGCACCGCGCCCACGATCTGCACGTGCACCTCCGGGGTTCGACGCCGTCGTCTCCATACCGACCACGCGGTATGTTGCGCCACAGTACACACCATCGCCGACGGCGGGGAGGCCTCGAGCGAGGGTCGGACCGGCCCGGCGCCCGACGACCTCGGTCTACAGCAGCCGCCGCGCTGCCGCCCAGCGCGTGAGCTCGTGCCGGCTGGACAGCTGCAGCTTGCGCAGCACCGCCGACACGTGGGTCTCGACCGTCTTGATCGAGATGAACAGCTCGGAGGCCACCTCGCGGTAGGAGTACCCGCGGGCGATCAGCCGCATGACCTCGCGCTCCCGGGCGGACAGGCGGTCCAGCTCGTCGTCGCCGATCGCCACGTCGCCCGCGGCCGCGCCGAACGCATCGAGCACGAAGCCCGCCAACCGCGGCGAGAACACGGCGTCCCCGCCGGCCACGCGGCGCACCGCGTCGGACAGGTCGGTGCCGTCGATCGCCTTGGTGACGTACCCCCGGGCGCCGGCGCGGATGACCGCGACGACGTCCTCGGACGCGTCCGAGACCGACAGCGCCAGGAACCGGGTGCCACCCAGCAGGTCCGTGCAGGCCTTGATCACCTCGGCGCCGCCGCCGCCGTCCCCGCCGGGCAGGTGCACGTCGAGCAGCACCACCGGCGGGGTGAGCTCGCGGACCAGCCGGATCGCCTCGTCGACGGAGTCCGCCTCCCCGATCACGCGCACGCCGGCGTCCAAGGAGGCCTTCACCCCGGTGCGGAACATGTGGTGGTCGTCGACCAGCACCACGTCGACCGGCTGGCCTGCTGACTCGCTCATCGTTGTCCCTCGTCGTCCCTGCTGATGGGCACCACCAGGTGCACCTCGGTCCCGCGCTCGGGGCTGCTGGTCACGGTCGCCGTGCCACCGCGTCGGCGCACCCGCCCGATGATCGACTCGCGCACCCCGAACCGGTCGGTGCCCACCTCGTCGAGGTCGAAACCGTCACCATGGTCGCGCACGAACACCTCGACCTCGCCGGTGCCCACCTCGAGGTAGAGCGAGACCGGCGGACGCCCGTGCACCACCGCGTTGACCAGCGCCTCGCGGGTGGCCTGCAGCAGCGCCTCGGTGTCGGCGTCGGGGACGCGGTCCCCGACCACGACGGACTCGATGGCCACCGGGACCCCCGTGGGCCCGGACCGCGAGTCCTCGACCTCCGCGACGATCCCGCGCAGCGCCGCGGCGACCGAGGTGCCCGGCGCCGGGCGGTCGTCGTAGAGCCACTCCCGCAGCTCCCGCTCCTGCGCGCGCGCCATCCGTGCGACCTCGGCGGAGTCGTCGGACCGCGACCGGATCAGCGCGAGCGTCTGCAGCACCGAGTCGTGCAGGTGCGCGGCGATGTCCGCCCGTTCCGACTCGCGCGCCCGTGCGGCGCGCTCGTCGCCGAGCTCGCGCACCAGCCGCAGCCACCACGGGGTGAGCACCAGCGCGACGCCGCCGAGCATGACGAGCGCGGCGACGATCGACTGCACGAGCGTGCTGACCTCGACGCCCTGGCCCGACACCATCCCGACGAACAGCAGCACCCCGACGCCCGCGAGCAGGATGCCGCCGGCCACGCGCAGCACGCTGACCGGCGTCCTTCCGCCTGCCCGGTCCCGCAGGCGACCGCGCTGCACCGCGTCCAGCTGGCTCCAGGCCAGCCACAGGCCGGAGAGCACGATGATCGTCGGCAGGATCCAGTCCGCCTGGACGTCCGCACCCGAGCGGACCGCGATCAGCAGCGCCGCCGCGATCACGAGGACCGCACCGATCGCGATGTCGGTGATCGGGACGCGCCGACCCGGCTCGATGATCGCCTGGCGGCGGGCCAGGCGCGTCAGCGCGCTCGGCCGCACCAGCTGGGCCGCATCGGCCGGGTCCCCCTGCGGGACCGCGAGCCACCAGAACACGTAGAGCAGGGGCCCGATCGCCGCGACGGGCGTGAGCACGATGAAGGCGGCCCGCACCAGACCGACCGGCACGTCGAGGTGCGCGGCCAACCCCAGCGCGACACCACCGAACCACCGTGCGCGCGGCGGGCGGCGCAACGGCAGCCGGCGGCGCGCGGCGGGTGGGGCCTCGGTCGGGTGCACGGACCGATCGTCACATGCCCGCACGCGTTCCGGGGTCGCGTCCGGGGTTCGTTCAGGGGTGTCGTCCCCGAGGTTCAGGGTGAGGTCAGGGGGCCACCCGATGCCGCGCGCCCGCCCGGGCGAGCAGGATCGAGGCATGGACACGAGCACCCCTTCCGGCCCGGAGCCGGCCCCCGGCCCCGCGGCGGCCGACCCCGCCGCCGCACACCCGACGAACAGCTTCTTCGCCGGTGTACGGCGGCTGGGCATCACCCGGTCCGACGACCGCTGGATCGGCGGCGTCAGCGGGGGCATCGGCGACCGCTTCGGCATCGACCCGCTCCTCGTCCGCGGCATCTTCTTCGCGACGCTCCTGCTCGGCGGGCTCGGGCTGGTGGCATACGGCGTCGCCTGGGCGCTGCTGCCCGAGCGCCGCGACGGTCGCATCCACCTGGAGGAGATGATCCTCGGGCGCTTCGACATCGCGCTGCTCGGCGCCCTGGCCTTCGTGGTCGTCGGGTTCGGGCGCGGCGACAGCTGGTTCTTCTTCTGGGGTCCGCCCGAATGGGTCCAGGGCCTGCTGTGGCTCACCCTCGTCGGCGGCATCGTGATGGTGATCGCGATCGTCTCCAACCAGCAGTCGCCGCGGCCCCGACCGAGCAGCACGGACGCCCGGTTCGCACCGCCCCTCTCCGGGACGGGCTACGCGGCCGGTCCCGCCGCGAGCTACCCCGCCCCCGGACCCGCCGCCACCTACCCGGCGCCTCCCGCCGGGTCCCCGACCTACGGCGCTCCGCCGGCGGCGGCACCCGCGCCGGCGTGGACCGCACCGACCGTGCAGCCTCGCCCCCCGCGGCCGGCGACCCCCCCGAAGCCGCGGACCCCGGGGGCCGGGCCCGGCACCGTCGGCGTCGTCGTCGCCCTCAGCCTGCTGAGCCTCGCGCTCCTGCTCGTCGCTCAGCGGCAGGGCGACTTCACCGGACCCGTCGCGCTCACCGCACTCAGCATCTTCATCGTCCTTGCCGGTCTCGGCATGATCGTCTCGGGTCTGCGCGGCCGGTCGAGCGGCTCCCTGGCGGGCCTCGCGATCACGGCCGTCCTGGTGGCCGTTCCCGTCGGCGTGGCGCAGACCACCGACTGGACGTGGTCGTCGTCGACCGACCGCACCTTCTCCGCCGACGGCGTGGTCCTCGTGAGCGATCGCGACGTGGCCGCGGACGGCTTCTCGATGGGGTTCGGCGACGTGACGATCGACCTCACCGACGTGCCGATGACCTCCGAGACGCTCGAGGTGCTCGTCGAGCTCGCGGCCGGCGACCTCACCGTCCTCGTTCCCGGCGGCGACACCACCGTCACCGCCGACATCGAGGCGGGCGCCGGCACCGTCAGCTGGGACATCGACGGACAGCTGTCGAGCGTCGCCGGCGTCGGGCTGAGCCCCCGCACCATCACGGCCGGCGACGTCGGCGCCGACGGCCCCCAGCTCGCGCTGCAGGTACGCCTCGGCGCCGGCGACGTCTCGATCCTCGAGGAGAACTGATGCCCACCGACAAGACCCCCCAGGACGGCGACGAGACGCTCGCCCTGCCGGTGAGCGAGCGCGAGCCCACCGGCGACGAGACGCTCGCCCTGCCGACGACCGAGGAGCTGCCGCCGGGCGACACGGACGACCACGCGCCGCTCCACGGGACCGAGCCCGACGCCGCTGCGTCCACCTCCCCGATCGGCGTGTTCACCAGCCCGCCCGACCGCACGGACCGCCCGGTCGACGACCCCGTCGGCCCCTGCGCCGTGGACGAGCCCGTCCGCCGCCGGCTGCGCGT
This window harbors:
- a CDS encoding alcohol dehydrogenase catalytic domain-containing protein; protein product: MQIVGAVLERSGAPAPFAVSRPLTVGTLDLDGPGPGEVLVRVEAAGVCHSDLSVVDGNRVRPTPMLLGHEAAGIVDALGDGVDDLALGDRVVMTFLPRCGRCPECATDGRLPCRVGSAANGHGTLVGDVRRLSREGEPVHHHLGVSAFASHAVVSRTSVVRVDADVPPQVAALLGCAVLTGGGAVVNAGRPREGDTVLVVGLGGVGMAALLVAVALGFDVIGVDARADKLDAARANGAVATYAPPALLDAGVRAPVVIEAAGNARAFEAAFAATAPGGTTVTVGLPAPDARAAVSPLTLTAEARTVVGSYLGSAVPARDIPRYVDLWRAGRLPLERLVSSRITLHDLNVAMDRLAAGGELRQLIVLDEGNAP
- a CDS encoding PspC domain-containing protein: MDTSTPSGPEPAPGPAAADPAAAHPTNSFFAGVRRLGITRSDDRWIGGVSGGIGDRFGIDPLLVRGIFFATLLLGGLGLVAYGVAWALLPERRDGRIHLEEMILGRFDIALLGALAFVVVGFGRGDSWFFFWGPPEWVQGLLWLTLVGGIVMVIAIVSNQQSPRPRPSSTDARFAPPLSGTGYAAGPAASYPAPGPAATYPAPPAGSPTYGAPPAAAPAPAWTAPTVQPRPPRPATPPKPRTPGAGPGTVGVVVALSLLSLALLLVAQRQGDFTGPVALTALSIFIVLAGLGMIVSGLRGRSSGSLAGLAITAVLVAVPVGVAQTTDWTWSSSTDRTFSADGVVLVSDRDVAADGFSMGFGDVTIDLTDVPMTSETLEVLVELAAGDLTVLVPGGDTTVTADIEAGAGTVSWDIDGQLSSVAGVGLSPRTITAGDVGADGPQLALQVRLGAGDVSILEEN
- a CDS encoding ATP-binding protein gives rise to the protein MHPTEAPPAARRRLPLRRPPRARWFGGVALGLAAHLDVPVGLVRAAFIVLTPVAAIGPLLYVFWWLAVPQGDPADAAQLVRPSALTRLARRQAIIEPGRRVPITDIAIGAVLVIAAALLIAVRSGADVQADWILPTIIVLSGLWLAWSQLDAVQRGRLRDRAGGRTPVSVLRVAGGILLAGVGVLLFVGMVSGQGVEVSTLVQSIVAALVMLGGVALVLTPWWLRLVRELGDERAARARESERADIAAHLHDSVLQTLALIRSRSDDSAEVARMARAQERELREWLYDDRPAPGTSVAAALRGIVAEVEDSRSGPTGVPVAIESVVVGDRVPDADTEALLQATREALVNAVVHGRPPVSLYLEVGTGEVEVFVRDHGDGFDLDEVGTDRFGVRESIIGRVRRRGGTATVTSSPERGTEVHLVVPISRDDEGQR
- a CDS encoding LuxR C-terminal-related transcriptional regulator, whose product is MSESAGQPVDVVLVDDHHMFRTGVKASLDAGVRVIGEADSVDEAIRLVRELTPPVVLLDVHLPGGDGGGGAEVIKACTDLLGGTRFLALSVSDASEDVVAVIRAGARGYVTKAIDGTDLSDAVRRVAGGDAVFSPRLAGFVLDAFGAAAGDVAIGDDELDRLSAREREVMRLIARGYSYREVASELFISIKTVETHVSAVLRKLQLSSRHELTRWAAARRLL
- a CDS encoding acetyl-CoA C-acetyltransferase, which gives rise to MAEAYIVATARSPIGRAFKGSLKDLRPDDLAASMVRAALGQVPELDPGRVEDLLLGCGMPGGEQGMNMARIVAVLLGLDGVPGTTVNRYCSSSLQTTRMAFHAIKAGEGDVFVSAGVECVSRSAIGNSDFIPGASLENPRFADATARTAARAASGDAWVDPRESGLLPDAYIAMGQTAENVAALTGTTRRDQDEFAALSQNRAEKALADGFWADEITPVTLPDGTVVSADDGPRAGVTVESLAGLNPVFRPDGTVTAGNCCPLNDGAAALVVVSDRIVDELGLTPLARIVSTGVSGLSPEIMGLGPVDASRMALARAGLSIGDIDLVELNEAFAAQVLPSARALGIDPERLNVHGGAIAVGHPFGSTGARLTTTLLHGLAVQDGTFGLETMCVGGGQGMAMVVERVS
- a CDS encoding MaoC family dehydratase; the encoded protein is MPTPGALVDVLGRSVTSEHWFDVDQARIDAFADTTDDHQWIHVDPVRAAAGPFGATVAHGYLTLSLIPALTDGLVEVGGTGLVVNYGLDRVRFLQPVTAGSRIRATTTVRTAEPTPQGVRAGFTITVEIEGETKPALIAETVVLYFTA
- the fabG gene encoding 3-oxoacyl-ACP reductase FabG, with the protein product MTDTRTALVTGAARGIGAATAQRLAADGYQVAVLDLREQDCAETVEAIRADGGSAIGLGADVGDADAAAAAVARVVDELGAPTILVNNAGILRDNLLFKMTEDDWDSVMSVHLRGAFLMTRQVQKHQVEAGWGRIVNLSSTSALGNRGQANYATAKAGIQGFTKTLALELGRYGITTNAVAPGFIGTDMIRQTAERMHLTYEQFVEAAAKEIPVGRIGHPDDIANAVSFFCSPAAGFVNGQVLYVAGGPKS